The Candidatus Polarisedimenticolia bacterium genome has a window encoding:
- a CDS encoding M24 family metallopeptidase — protein sequence MDLAGIQATLKTLEIDAWLLYDFHGINPIARRVIGLGEDRFATRRWFGLVPATGDPIWLHHAIEAHLFTHVPGRRVPFVGYRELQEKLREVVRGVKRVAMEYVPGGAIPYVSRVDAGTIEMVRASGVSVVSSADLVQHFEARWSPEALESHRRAAHGLKEVLQGTFDHVARAAADGRSITEYSVQQFMCDQFKSRGLHHDPPIVAVNAHSGNPHYEPRQADSAPIKKGDLLLLDLWCREEPEGSIWADITWMAYVGKNVPPRHKEIWDIVAGARDAAVSFLKEGSALGKRIRGADVDEVARTYVRDRGYADRFIHRTGHSIGMEVHGNGCNIDSLETLDDRQLIPRTGFSIEPGIYLDDFGVRSEIDVYMDERGAEVTTAVQDRIIPLLP from the coding sequence ATGGATCTGGCCGGCATCCAGGCGACCCTCAAGACCCTCGAGATCGACGCCTGGCTGCTCTACGATTTTCACGGCATCAACCCCATCGCGCGGCGGGTGATCGGCCTGGGGGAGGACCGTTTCGCGACCCGGCGATGGTTCGGGCTCGTGCCGGCCACCGGCGATCCGATCTGGCTGCACCACGCCATCGAGGCCCACCTGTTCACGCACGTCCCCGGACGGCGTGTTCCGTTCGTAGGCTATCGCGAGCTGCAGGAGAAGCTGCGCGAGGTCGTCCGGGGCGTCAAGCGCGTGGCGATGGAGTATGTGCCGGGCGGCGCCATCCCCTACGTGTCGCGCGTCGACGCGGGCACGATCGAGATGGTCCGCGCCTCCGGGGTCAGCGTGGTCAGCAGCGCCGACCTGGTCCAGCACTTCGAGGCCCGCTGGTCGCCCGAGGCCCTCGAGTCGCACCGCCGGGCGGCGCACGGGCTCAAGGAGGTCCTGCAGGGGACCTTCGACCACGTGGCCCGGGCGGCGGCCGACGGACGATCCATCACCGAGTATTCCGTGCAGCAGTTCATGTGCGACCAGTTCAAGAGCCGAGGGCTGCATCACGACCCGCCAATCGTCGCGGTCAATGCCCACAGCGGGAATCCCCACTACGAGCCGCGGCAGGCCGACAGCGCCCCGATCAAGAAGGGGGACCTCCTCCTGCTCGACCTGTGGTGCCGGGAGGAGCCGGAGGGCTCGATCTGGGCGGACATCACCTGGATGGCCTACGTCGGGAAGAACGTTCCCCCGCGCCACAAGGAGATCTGGGACATCGTCGCGGGCGCGCGCGATGCCGCCGTGTCCTTCCTGAAGGAGGGCTCCGCTCTGGGGAAACGGATCCGCGGCGCCGACGTCGACGAGGTGGCCCGCACGTACGTTCGCGACAGGGGGTACGCCGATCGTTTCATCCATCGCACCGGTCACAGCATCGGCATGGAGGTCCACGGCAACGGCTGCAACATCGACAGCCTCGAGACGCTGGACGACCGCCAGCTGATTCCGCGCACCGGCTTCTCGATCGAGCCTGGAATCTACCTCGACGACTTCGGCGTGCGCAGCGAGATCGACGTCTACATGGACGAGCGCGGCGCCGAGGTGACGACGGCCGTCCAGGACCGGATCATCCCCCTCCTCCCGTAG
- the hpnE gene encoding hydroxysqualene dehydroxylase HpnE, which produces MHGEAGRTPDAIVVGGGFAGLAAATLLAERGARVLLLEARPYLGGRARSWIDPETGSTVDNGQHLFMGCYGETLLFLDRLGTRDRLNLEAGLSVPFIDPGGAVSRFALPSLPLFSWSILAGLARYPGLTSRERLGLLRVALAVRSGRGRRGATGALDDISVSSWLRSLGQSRRAEERLWNPLAIAALNEEPERASAAMFLPVLEGLLASGADGARLGVPRVGLSDLYAEPAGHYLRARGSEVRLRAQVREVLVGRGRCEGVLLADGARLLAPHVIAAVPSAELLEILPDDVAAEPFFAGSARLETSPIVSIYLWFGGPVTDLPFAGLIGAEWQWLFNRRAFSGRGGAGSGVTLVRSAARSFVDASRETLVRKALDDLHRFFPASRRLALRHALVIKEKRAAMSPSCGSSILRPSWRTPYDGLHLAGDWIATGLPATIEGAVLSGHACARRIEGPSPPSPSRSSGGLAP; this is translated from the coding sequence ATGCACGGGGAGGCTGGAAGGACGCCCGATGCGATCGTCGTGGGCGGAGGCTTCGCGGGGCTGGCCGCCGCCACCCTCCTTGCCGAGCGCGGCGCCCGCGTGCTGCTCCTCGAGGCGCGTCCCTATCTCGGGGGGCGGGCCCGCTCCTGGATCGATCCCGAGACCGGGAGCACCGTGGACAACGGCCAGCACCTGTTCATGGGGTGCTACGGCGAGACCCTGCTCTTTCTCGACCGGCTCGGCACCCGCGACCGCCTCAATCTGGAGGCGGGCCTGTCCGTCCCCTTCATCGATCCGGGCGGAGCCGTCTCCCGGTTCGCGCTGCCGTCCCTGCCTCTGTTTTCCTGGAGCATCCTGGCCGGGCTGGCGCGTTACCCCGGCCTGACATCCCGCGAGCGCCTGGGGCTCCTGCGCGTGGCTCTCGCGGTCCGTTCGGGGAGGGGAAGGCGGGGAGCGACGGGGGCCCTCGATGACATCAGCGTGTCTTCGTGGCTCCGGTCGCTCGGGCAGTCCCGGCGGGCCGAGGAGCGGCTCTGGAATCCGCTCGCCATCGCCGCGCTCAACGAGGAGCCGGAGCGCGCCTCGGCGGCGATGTTCCTGCCGGTCCTCGAGGGGCTCCTCGCCTCGGGTGCCGACGGGGCGAGGCTGGGTGTGCCGCGGGTGGGATTGAGCGATCTGTACGCCGAGCCGGCGGGACACTACCTCCGGGCGCGGGGATCGGAGGTCCGGCTGCGCGCCCAGGTCCGCGAGGTTCTGGTCGGCCGTGGCCGCTGCGAGGGGGTGCTCCTGGCGGACGGTGCGCGCCTCCTCGCGCCCCACGTGATCGCCGCGGTCCCTTCGGCCGAGCTCCTCGAGATCCTCCCGGACGACGTCGCGGCGGAGCCGTTCTTCGCCGGCAGCGCCCGTCTCGAGACCTCCCCCATCGTCTCCATCTACCTCTGGTTCGGCGGTCCCGTGACCGATCTGCCCTTCGCGGGCCTGATCGGCGCAGAGTGGCAGTGGCTCTTCAACCGCCGCGCCTTCTCGGGGCGGGGCGGGGCGGGATCCGGCGTCACCCTGGTGCGCAGCGCGGCTCGCTCGTTCGTCGACGCGTCGCGCGAGACGCTGGTCCGCAAGGCGCTCGACGACCTGCACCGTTTTTTCCCCGCCTCCCGCCGGCTGGCGCTGCGCCATGCGCTCGTCATCAAGGAGAAGCGGGCGGCGATGTCGCCGTCCTGCGGCTCATCGATCCTGAGGCCGTCGTGGCGAACACCTTATGATGGGCTCCACCTGGCCGGTGACTGGATCGCCACCGGCCTGCCGGCGACGATCGAGGGGGCCGTCCTCTCGGGGCACGCCTGCGCCCGCCGGATCGAAGGGCCGTCCCCGCCCTCGCCGTCCCGGAGTTCCGGGGGGCTCGCCCCGTGA
- the hpnD gene encoding presqualene diphosphate synthase HpnD, producing the protein MSAAPGAGREDVAAVRAPAGRRGRVSSGSSFHYSFGLLPADQRQGIESVYAFCRAIDDLADEGPADRERSAAGLRAYRREIELCYGGEPTLDVTRGLREAVVRFGIPRQPLDDLLDGVDMDLEKVRYATFDELRQYCHRVASAVGLVCLPIFGARDPRSREYAVDLGLALQLTNILRDLKSDAARGRIYLPLDEMADAGYSQAELLGGERTPAFLSLMERQAERAHRYFQSAARRLPEPDRQRLLTAEVMRAIYLRLLRRIERRGFRVFDRRISVPRLTQVGLALRAWVLGDVRD; encoded by the coding sequence GTGAGCGCCGCTCCGGGGGCGGGGCGTGAGGATGTCGCGGCGGTGCGCGCGCCCGCGGGCCGGCGCGGCAGGGTCTCCTCCGGATCGTCCTTCCATTACTCCTTCGGTCTCCTGCCCGCCGATCAAAGGCAGGGCATCGAATCGGTGTACGCCTTCTGTCGCGCCATAGACGACCTGGCCGACGAAGGGCCGGCCGATCGGGAGCGATCGGCAGCCGGCCTCCGGGCATACCGGAGGGAGATCGAACTCTGCTACGGCGGCGAGCCGACGCTGGACGTGACGCGCGGTCTGCGGGAGGCCGTGGTGCGCTTCGGGATCCCGAGGCAGCCGCTCGACGACCTGCTCGACGGCGTCGACATGGACCTGGAGAAGGTCCGGTATGCGACCTTCGACGAGTTGCGGCAGTACTGTCACCGCGTGGCCTCGGCCGTCGGGCTCGTCTGCCTGCCGATCTTCGGCGCGCGGGACCCGCGCAGCCGGGAGTACGCCGTCGATCTGGGCCTCGCGCTCCAGCTCACCAACATCCTGCGGGATCTCAAGTCCGACGCCGCCCGCGGACGGATCTACCTGCCCCTGGACGAGATGGCCGACGCAGGCTACAGCCAGGCCGAGCTCCTGGGCGGGGAGCGGACTCCCGCGTTCCTGTCGCTCATGGAGCGGCAGGCCGAGAGGGCGCACCGGTATTTCCAGAGCGCCGCCCGTAGGCTTCCCGAGCCCGACCGCCAGCGTCTCCTCACCGCGGAGGTCATGCGCGCCATCTACCTGAGGCTCCTGCGGCGCATCGAGCGCCGTGGTTTCCGGGTGTTCGACCGGCGCATCAGCGTGCCGCGCCTGACCCAGGTCGGACTGGCGCTCCGGGCCTGGGTGCTCGGGGATGTGCGCGACTGA
- the hpnC gene encoding squalene synthase HpnC, protein MPRASAGTPALASPESLSSAHSLGEAREFCARLVRAHYENFPVASWLMPKQVRPAVQAIYAFARIADDFADEEAHEGRRMERLEEWQRMLDGCFRGEAIHPVFVSLRDAVQTFDLPRQPFADLLEAFRMDVTTRRYADEPALFEYCRLSANPVGRLLLRLFGHDEPALERRSDAICTALQLANHWQDVAVDLNRDRIYLPADARRRHGVTEEVLRAGKATDGFRALMQEQVARVRGLFAEGRPLCDAVRGRFRLELRLTVLGGQRILDKVEAMRFDVLSRRPRLGPVDALIVLGRSLRWRG, encoded by the coding sequence ATGCCCCGCGCATCGGCCGGAACCCCGGCGCTGGCCTCTCCGGAGTCGCTGTCGAGCGCCCACTCCCTGGGCGAGGCGAGAGAATTCTGCGCCCGCCTGGTGCGCGCCCACTACGAGAATTTTCCGGTGGCCTCCTGGCTCATGCCGAAACAGGTGCGCCCGGCGGTGCAGGCGATCTATGCCTTCGCGCGGATTGCGGACGACTTCGCGGACGAGGAGGCGCACGAGGGGCGCCGGATGGAGCGCCTGGAGGAGTGGCAGCGGATGCTCGACGGCTGCTTCCGGGGCGAGGCGATCCACCCGGTGTTCGTCTCCCTGCGGGATGCCGTCCAGACCTTCGACCTGCCCCGCCAGCCGTTTGCCGACCTCCTGGAGGCCTTCCGCATGGACGTCACGACGCGACGGTACGCCGACGAGCCGGCGCTTTTCGAGTACTGCCGCCTCTCCGCCAATCCGGTCGGGCGGCTTCTGCTGCGCCTCTTCGGCCATGACGAGCCGGCCCTGGAGCGCCGGTCGGACGCGATCTGCACCGCCCTGCAGCTGGCCAACCACTGGCAGGACGTGGCGGTCGATCTGAATCGGGACCGCATCTACCTGCCGGCCGATGCGCGGAGGAGGCACGGCGTGACGGAGGAGGTCCTGCGGGCCGGGAAGGCCACCGACGGGTTTCGCGCCCTCATGCAGGAGCAGGTGGCGCGGGTGCGTGGGCTGTTCGCGGAGGGCCGCCCTCTCTGTGATGCGGTCCGCGGCCGCTTCCGCCTGGAGCTGCGTCTCACCGTCCTGGGCGGCCAGCGCATCCTGGACAAGGTCGAGGCGATGCGCTTCGACGTCCTGTCGCGCCGCCCGAGGCTGGGCCCGGTGGACGCCCTGATCGTCCTGGGCCGATCCCTCAGGTGGAGAGGGTGA
- a CDS encoding aldehyde dehydrogenase family protein produces the protein MSFERKLFIDGRPLGTGRTMPVVSPYDGHEVARVHLGGETEMEDATLAALRGFKAMGALSRGQRADILRRVAEGVRKRGDEIAATMTEEMGKPIQYSRAEVARCVTTFTLASEEASRFCGEMVPVDIEAHTTGYFAMTIMVPIGPIAAISPFNFPLNLVAHKLAPCLAVGSSMVLKPARQTPLEALTLAEIVHEAGAPPGAFNVVNCEPAVGERLATDDRFPFLTFTGSVGVGWRLKQKAWKKRVTLELGGNAACLVHSDADLDHAVSRCLAGGFGQTGQSCISVQRILVHEPVYGAFERKLLEGVAKLKTGDPKDPATVVGPVIDPASADRILSWISEARAAGARILSGGTRQGNVIAPTVIADAGGDLKVSCQEVFGPVVTLGKYKEFEQAVAAADDSSYGLQAGIFTHDIRLIRHAVANLHVGGVMVNEVPTMRVDNMPYGGTRDSGIGREGPRYAMHEMSEPRLVMFNLDH, from the coding sequence ATGTCTTTCGAACGGAAGCTCTTCATCGACGGAAGGCCCCTGGGGACCGGCAGGACGATGCCGGTCGTCAGCCCGTACGACGGCCATGAGGTCGCCCGCGTGCACCTGGGCGGCGAGACGGAGATGGAGGACGCCACGCTGGCGGCCCTGCGGGGATTCAAGGCGATGGGGGCGCTGTCCCGAGGCCAGCGCGCCGACATCCTGCGCCGTGTCGCGGAGGGGGTCAGGAAGCGCGGCGACGAGATCGCCGCCACCATGACCGAGGAGATGGGGAAGCCGATCCAGTATTCCCGGGCCGAGGTGGCCCGTTGCGTGACCACCTTCACTCTGGCCTCGGAGGAGGCCAGCCGCTTCTGCGGCGAGATGGTCCCGGTGGACATCGAGGCCCATACGACCGGCTATTTCGCCATGACGATCATGGTTCCGATCGGCCCGATCGCCGCCATCTCCCCGTTCAACTTCCCCCTCAACCTGGTGGCGCACAAGCTGGCGCCCTGTCTCGCGGTCGGAAGCAGCATGGTCCTGAAGCCGGCGCGCCAGACGCCGCTCGAGGCCCTGACTCTCGCCGAGATCGTCCACGAGGCGGGGGCCCCGCCGGGGGCCTTCAACGTGGTCAACTGCGAGCCGGCGGTGGGCGAGCGGCTGGCGACCGATGACCGCTTTCCCTTCCTGACCTTCACGGGGAGCGTGGGGGTCGGCTGGCGCCTGAAGCAGAAGGCCTGGAAGAAGCGGGTCACGCTCGAGCTGGGCGGCAACGCCGCCTGCCTGGTGCACTCCGACGCCGACCTGGATCACGCGGTGTCGAGGTGCCTAGCCGGAGGCTTTGGACAGACCGGCCAATCGTGCATCTCGGTGCAGCGCATCCTGGTGCACGAGCCGGTGTACGGCGCCTTCGAGAGGAAGCTCCTCGAGGGCGTGGCGAAGCTCAAGACCGGGGACCCCAAAGATCCTGCCACTGTGGTCGGCCCGGTCATCGACCCCGCGAGCGCCGACCGCATCCTGTCGTGGATATCCGAGGCCAGGGCGGCCGGCGCCCGGATCCTCTCCGGCGGCACGCGGCAGGGCAACGTCATCGCCCCCACCGTGATCGCCGATGCCGGCGGCGACCTCAAGGTCTCCTGCCAGGAGGTCTTCGGCCCGGTGGTCACCCTGGGGAAGTACAAGGAATTCGAGCAGGCCGTCGCGGCCGCGGACGACTCGTCCTACGGCCTGCAGGCCGGCATCTTCACGCACGACATCCGCCTGATCCGCCACGCCGTGGCGAACCTGCACGTCGGCGGGGTTATGGTCAACGAGGTCCCCACCATGCGGGTCGACAACATGCCGTACGGGGGGACGCGCGACTCCGGCATCGGCCGGGAGGGGCCGCGCTACGCCATGCACGAAATGTCGGAGCCCCGCCTGGTCATGTTCAACCTCGATCATTGA
- a CDS encoding sigma-70 family RNA polymerase sigma factor yields the protein MAGEPTDVDLIREVLAGRVERFEILVRRYQRLVATAALRMGIPRMEIEDVTSEVFYKVYRSLGRYRPEHALSTWLYRITVNAALDRRRSTRHESRMEELSPSLADGRPGLEEQAGDKQRARLLQEALGRVPGHYRAPLVLAHIEGMPLEEIARALDLPEGTVKSRLFRARAMLKEIIQRHYPALAPAGAEGDAS from the coding sequence ATGGCCGGCGAGCCCACGGACGTTGACCTGATCCGTGAGGTCCTGGCGGGCCGGGTCGAACGGTTCGAAATCCTCGTTCGCCGGTACCAGCGCCTGGTGGCCACCGCCGCCCTGCGGATGGGCATTCCGCGCATGGAGATCGAGGACGTGACCAGCGAGGTCTTCTACAAGGTGTACCGGAGCCTGGGCCGATACCGGCCGGAGCACGCCCTCAGCACGTGGCTGTACCGCATCACCGTCAACGCCGCCCTGGACCGCAGGAGGAGCACCCGCCACGAGAGCCGCATGGAGGAGCTGTCCCCCTCCCTGGCCGACGGGCGTCCGGGGCTCGAGGAGCAGGCCGGCGACAAGCAGCGCGCCCGTCTCCTGCAGGAGGCGCTCGGCCGCGTCCCCGGCCACTACCGGGCACCGCTCGTCCTGGCCCACATCGAGGGGATGCCGCTCGAGGAGATCGCCCGTGCCCTCGACCTGCCGGAGGGAACGGTCAAGTCGCGACTGTTCCGGGCCCGCGCCATGCTCAAGGAGATCATCCAACGGCACTATCCGGCGCTCGCCCCGGCGGGGGCCGAAGGAGACGCGTCGTGA